One window from the genome of Pseudonocardia hierapolitana encodes:
- a CDS encoding SDR family NAD(P)-dependent oxidoreductase codes for MIDFRDRVAVVTGAGSGIGAATAHLLSAAGADVVVVDIDACAAERTADDLPGRAIAVTADVSREEDVDRYLEAAVEAFGAVHLHHLNAGIAGPADPLPDLDVADFDRVLAVNLRGPFLGLRAAFRQYRRQDTGGAVVITASIASLRGSHDLLPYQISKHGLLGAVRGGAMYGGPIGVRVNAVAPGLVPTGLASDDLLQRGRTVPQRRTGTPDEVANAVAYLLSDAASYVNGEVLAVDGGAASVSSVRASGGAGAWDPAVVDAYQGRGPTFAG; via the coding sequence GTGATCGATTTCCGGGATCGGGTCGCCGTCGTGACCGGCGCCGGGAGCGGGATCGGCGCGGCGACCGCCCACCTGCTCTCCGCCGCCGGGGCGGACGTCGTGGTCGTCGACATCGACGCCTGCGCAGCGGAGCGGACGGCGGACGACCTGCCCGGCCGCGCGATCGCCGTGACCGCGGACGTCTCGCGGGAGGAGGACGTCGACCGGTACCTCGAAGCGGCCGTCGAGGCTTTCGGCGCCGTGCACCTGCACCACCTCAACGCCGGCATCGCGGGCCCGGCCGACCCGCTCCCGGACCTGGACGTGGCCGACTTCGACCGGGTACTGGCGGTGAACCTGCGCGGGCCGTTCCTCGGCCTGCGCGCCGCGTTCCGCCAGTACCGTCGGCAGGACACGGGCGGGGCGGTCGTCATCACCGCGTCCATCGCGAGCCTGCGCGGGAGCCACGACCTGCTGCCGTACCAGATCTCCAAGCACGGCCTGCTCGGCGCGGTGCGCGGTGGCGCGATGTACGGCGGCCCGATCGGTGTGCGCGTCAACGCCGTCGCACCCGGCCTGGTGCCCACCGGGCTCGCCTCCGACGACCTGCTCCAGAGGGGCCGGACCGTGCCGCAGCGGCGCACCGGCACCCCCGACGAGGTGGCGAACGCGGTGGCCTACCTGCTCAGCGACGCCGCGAGCTACGTCAACGGCGAGGTCCTCGCCGTCGACGGCGGCGCCGCGTCGGTGAGCAGCGTCCGCGCCTCCGGGGGCGCGGGCGCGTGGGACCCGGCCGTGGTGGACGCGTACCAGGGCCGAGGACCGACGTTCGCGGGGTAA
- a CDS encoding carbohydrate ABC transporter permease: MDGLVVTDADRRRYARRHLAGRIALYVIAVLSALAAAGPFVWAAITTFKQDSDLYRRRNNPFVFNETPTNDHIDLLFNRTGFATFAWNTLWVGVLVVLITLVLSLPAAYSLARLDRPWSGRMGIAIFFVYLVPPTLLFLSLSRLVVALGLQDSTWSLVVIYPTITVPVSVWLLIGFLKTIPKDIEEQAMVDGYSRVGAMVRVVAPLLFPGLVAVVVFAFTLTASEFIYALAFISPSAEKVISTGVPTELVRGDVFFWQSLQAAAVLVAVPIALVFNLFLDRFIAGFTQGAVKG, encoded by the coding sequence ATGGACGGCCTGGTCGTCACCGACGCCGACCGGCGGCGCTACGCGCGGCGCCACCTGGCCGGTCGCATCGCGCTGTACGTCATCGCCGTGCTGTCCGCGCTGGCCGCGGCCGGCCCGTTCGTGTGGGCGGCCATCACCACGTTCAAGCAGGACAGCGACCTCTACCGGCGGCGCAACAACCCGTTCGTCTTCAACGAGACGCCGACGAACGACCACATCGACCTGCTGTTCAACCGGACCGGGTTCGCGACGTTCGCCTGGAACACGCTGTGGGTGGGCGTGCTGGTCGTGCTGATCACGCTGGTGCTGTCGCTCCCGGCCGCCTACAGCCTGGCCCGCCTGGACCGGCCGTGGTCCGGCCGGATGGGCATCGCGATCTTCTTCGTCTACCTCGTGCCGCCCACCCTGCTGTTCCTGTCGCTGTCGCGACTGGTGGTCGCACTCGGGCTGCAGGACTCCACCTGGTCGCTCGTGGTGATCTACCCGACGATCACGGTGCCGGTGTCGGTGTGGCTGCTCATCGGGTTCCTCAAGACCATCCCGAAGGACATCGAGGAGCAGGCGATGGTCGACGGCTACAGCCGCGTCGGGGCCATGGTGCGGGTGGTCGCGCCGCTGCTGTTCCCCGGGCTCGTCGCCGTGGTCGTGTTCGCGTTCACGCTCACGGCCAGCGAGTTCATCTACGCCCTCGCGTTCATCTCGCCCAGCGCGGAGAAGGTCATCAGCACCGGGGTGCCCACCGAGCTCGTCCGCGGCGACGTGTTCTTCTGGCAGTCGCTCCAGGCCGCCGCCGTGCTCGTCGCCGTGCCCATCGCGCTGGTGTTCAACCTGTTCCTCGACCGGTTCATCGCCGGGTTCACGCAGGGGGCGGTGAAGGGCTGA
- a CDS encoding ABC transporter substrate-binding protein produces MWTTEFDRRRFLQATGLAALGGTLAACGGGGEEPPGGVVEPTRAAPQGTFSEPASPLSGALSILMWSHFVPAHDMWFDPWAREWGSRVGVEVTVDHINYAELPARTQAEIQAGQGHDLILHIAPVPQYEPSVLDLTDVVTEADNRHGTQLDLCRKSSFNPTTRKFFAFTPSWVPDPGDYRSSLWTPVGLPTGPSTWDDLLRGGAEIKNSQGIQVGIGMSQEIDSNMAGRALLWSYGASIQDATEQVVLNSPETVEAVDYMSRLYRDAMTPEVFSWNAASNNQGLAAGQLSFILNSISAWRTSQETDPEVANDIGFTPPLRGPADARAASHVMYNWIVPTYAANPDAAKEFLLHYTDNLGLVAWQSRLYDFPAYPDVVPDLDAWLKDDPYGAQPPDKLALLADAVDWSTNVGYPGPSNTAEGEVFATFIIPNMFARAARGEVSAQQAVADAEAQIRPIFDNWRARGLIGTGGT; encoded by the coding sequence ATGTGGACCACGGAGTTCGACAGGCGACGATTCCTGCAGGCCACCGGCTTGGCAGCGCTCGGCGGCACGCTGGCGGCGTGCGGCGGGGGAGGCGAGGAGCCACCCGGCGGGGTCGTCGAACCCACCAGGGCCGCCCCGCAGGGCACGTTCAGCGAACCGGCGTCCCCGCTCTCCGGTGCCCTGTCGATCCTCATGTGGAGCCACTTCGTCCCCGCCCACGACATGTGGTTCGACCCGTGGGCGCGGGAGTGGGGCAGCCGGGTCGGCGTCGAGGTCACCGTCGACCACATCAACTACGCCGAGCTGCCGGCCCGCACGCAGGCCGAGATCCAGGCCGGGCAGGGCCACGACCTCATCCTGCACATCGCCCCGGTGCCGCAGTACGAGCCGAGCGTGCTCGACCTGACCGACGTCGTCACCGAGGCCGACAACCGGCACGGCACCCAGCTGGACCTGTGTCGCAAGTCCAGCTTCAACCCCACCACCCGCAAGTTCTTCGCGTTCACGCCGAGCTGGGTGCCCGACCCCGGCGACTACCGCAGCAGCCTGTGGACGCCGGTCGGCCTGCCTACCGGCCCGAGCACGTGGGACGACCTGCTGCGCGGCGGCGCCGAGATCAAGAACAGCCAGGGCATCCAGGTCGGGATCGGGATGTCGCAGGAGATCGACTCGAACATGGCCGGACGGGCGCTCCTGTGGTCGTACGGTGCGTCGATCCAGGACGCGACCGAGCAGGTGGTGCTCAACTCGCCGGAGACCGTCGAGGCGGTCGACTACATGAGCCGGCTCTACCGCGACGCGATGACGCCCGAGGTGTTCTCGTGGAACGCCGCGTCCAACAACCAGGGCCTTGCCGCGGGCCAGCTGTCGTTCATCCTCAACTCGATCTCTGCGTGGCGGACCTCGCAGGAGACCGATCCCGAGGTCGCAAACGACATCGGGTTCACGCCGCCGCTGCGCGGTCCCGCGGACGCCCGCGCCGCCAGCCACGTCATGTACAACTGGATCGTCCCGACCTACGCCGCCAACCCGGACGCGGCGAAGGAGTTCCTGCTGCACTACACCGACAACCTCGGTCTCGTCGCGTGGCAGTCGCGGCTCTACGACTTCCCGGCCTATCCGGACGTCGTGCCCGACCTCGACGCGTGGCTGAAGGACGACCCGTACGGTGCGCAGCCCCCGGACAAGCTCGCGCTGCTGGCGGACGCGGTCGACTGGAGCACGAACGTCGGTTACCCCGGCCCGTCCAACACCGCGGAAGGCGAGGTGTTCGCGACGTTCATCATCCCGAACATGTTCGCCAGGGCGGCCCGTGGCGAGGTGTCGGCGCAGCAGGCCGTCGCCGACGCGGAGGCGCAGATCCGGCCGATCTTCGACAACTGGCGGGCCCGCGGCCTGATCGGGACGGGCGGGACCTGA
- a CDS encoding ABC transporter ATP-binding protein — MNTVEVKDLHKHFDGVHAIDGIDLATSEGEYLVLLGPSGCGKTTLLRTIAGLEEPTSGDVLIGGQVVTGLPPRARRIAMVFQSYALYPHKTVLANIVFPLKAARIPPEERERKARTAAGMLGIEHLLDRRPRQLSGGERQRVALARAIVRDPTVFLLDEPLSNLDAKLRASARDELKRFQQEIGTTTIYVTHDQSEAMGLGDRIAVMSQGRVRQVGEPVEIYDDPADTFVATFIGSPPMNLVPRGDVLVGFRPEHLLPVENVPGERVTATLEVQRMEYLSGDRHIYGTVDLGEGPCRVIARLPATVETPIEVGERHDFAVPAGRLRFFETASGNRTAPIRLGF, encoded by the coding sequence ATGAACACCGTCGAGGTCAAGGACCTGCACAAGCACTTCGACGGGGTTCACGCCATCGACGGGATCGACCTCGCGACGAGTGAGGGCGAGTACCTGGTGCTGCTCGGGCCCTCCGGGTGCGGGAAGACCACGCTGCTGCGCACGATCGCCGGGCTGGAAGAGCCGACCAGCGGTGACGTCCTGATCGGCGGGCAGGTGGTCACCGGGCTGCCGCCGCGGGCGCGGCGGATCGCCATGGTATTCCAGAGCTACGCGCTCTACCCGCACAAGACGGTGCTCGCCAACATCGTGTTCCCGCTGAAGGCGGCCCGGATCCCTCCCGAGGAGCGCGAGCGCAAGGCGCGCACGGCCGCGGGGATGCTCGGGATCGAGCACCTGCTCGACCGCAGGCCGCGCCAGCTCTCCGGGGGCGAGCGGCAGCGGGTGGCGCTGGCCCGCGCGATCGTCCGGGACCCCACGGTGTTCCTGCTCGACGAGCCGCTGTCGAACCTCGACGCGAAGCTGCGGGCGAGCGCGCGTGACGAGCTGAAGCGGTTCCAGCAGGAGATCGGGACGACCACGATCTACGTCACCCACGACCAGAGCGAGGCGATGGGGCTCGGGGACCGGATCGCGGTGATGTCGCAGGGGCGGGTGCGCCAGGTCGGCGAGCCGGTCGAGATCTACGACGACCCGGCCGACACGTTCGTCGCCACGTTCATCGGGTCGCCGCCGATGAACCTCGTGCCGCGCGGCGACGTACTGGTCGGCTTCCGGCCCGAGCACCTGCTCCCGGTGGAGAACGTGCCCGGCGAGCGGGTCACCGCGACGCTGGAGGTGCAACGGATGGAGTACCTGTCCGGCGACCGGCACATCTACGGCACCGTCGACCTCGGTGAGGGTCCGTGCCGGGTGATCGCCCGGCTGCCGGCCACCGTCGAGACGCCCATCGAGGTCGGCGAGCGGCACGACTTCGCGGTGCCCGCCGGCCGGCTGCGCTTCTTCGAGACCGCGAGCGGGAACCGGACCGCGCCGATCCGGCTGGGGTTCTGA
- a CDS encoding cupin domain-containing protein, protein MSLHISAADVPEEQARVADMTLTTTAVYGDEASLMIATRPPGYHSKPHTHDCEQLNWLQAGEVWVFIEDRAFHLHAGDFLRVPAGAVHWAWNKSQAPCTMVEVHAPGMQADPTIAGIAVGLFGEQEVPAPTGTPVNRFLPEDSDFDPRIAEKQAE, encoded by the coding sequence ATGTCGTTGCACATTTCCGCTGCGGACGTGCCCGAAGAGCAGGCCCGCGTCGCCGACATGACCCTGACCACCACGGCCGTCTACGGCGACGAGGCGTCGCTGATGATCGCCACGCGCCCGCCGGGCTACCACTCCAAGCCCCACACCCACGACTGCGAGCAGCTGAACTGGCTGCAGGCGGGCGAGGTGTGGGTCTTCATCGAGGACCGCGCCTTCCACCTGCATGCGGGCGATTTCCTGCGGGTCCCCGCGGGAGCCGTGCACTGGGCGTGGAACAAGTCGCAGGCGCCCTGCACGATGGTCGAGGTCCACGCGCCCGGGATGCAGGCCGACCCCACGATCGCGGGTATCGCGGTCGGCCTGTTCGGTGAGCAGGAGGTGCCTGCCCCGACCGGGACGCCGGTGAACCGGTTCCTTCCCGAGGACTCCGACTTCGACCCGCGCATCGCCGAGAAGCAGGCGGAGTGA
- a CDS encoding MFS transporter has protein sequence MVRTAERAGLRSWVAVAAVAIGTFLLVTAEQLPVGLLTSVGADLRVTDGVAGLMVTVPGIVAAVSAPLVPVLVGRLDRRVLLGALMALMTLANALSALAPTYPVLLGSRVLVGIAIGGFWAVAGGLATRLVPERDVPRATALIFGGVAAANVLGVPIGTLLGGFAGWRIAFGALGALAAVVLVALFALLPRLVADRPLRPSALLAQLRDPGVATGILVTLLVVTGHFAAYTFVSPVLQQRAGLPEALVGPLLLGFGAAGIIGNFAAGAAVARRLYRTVLGIVLALALVLAFHALFDPGVVGGIALLLLWGLAYGGVSVSLQSWMIAAAPRAVEAATALWVAVFNLAIGLGALVGGLVVDRTALVGVLWLAAALFLLAAVAVRAGARRHLCGRRDDRTVT, from the coding sequence GTGGTGAGAACTGCCGAGCGGGCCGGGCTGCGGAGCTGGGTCGCGGTGGCGGCGGTCGCGATCGGGACGTTCCTGCTGGTCACGGCCGAACAGTTGCCTGTAGGGCTGCTGACGTCGGTCGGCGCGGACCTGCGGGTGACCGACGGCGTGGCCGGGCTGATGGTGACGGTCCCGGGGATCGTCGCGGCGGTGTCCGCGCCGCTGGTGCCGGTCCTCGTGGGGCGCCTCGACCGCAGGGTGCTGCTCGGGGCGCTGATGGCGCTCATGACGCTGGCGAACGCGCTGTCGGCGCTCGCGCCGACCTACCCGGTGCTGCTCGGTTCGCGGGTGCTGGTCGGGATCGCGATCGGCGGCTTCTGGGCCGTCGCGGGCGGGCTCGCCACGCGGCTGGTCCCCGAGCGGGACGTCCCGCGCGCGACCGCGCTGATCTTCGGTGGAGTGGCGGCCGCCAACGTGCTGGGCGTCCCGATCGGCACGCTGCTCGGCGGCTTCGCGGGCTGGCGGATCGCCTTCGGCGCCCTCGGGGCGCTCGCCGCCGTCGTGCTGGTCGCGCTGTTCGCGCTCCTGCCGCGGCTGGTGGCCGACCGGCCGCTGCGCCCGAGCGCGCTGCTCGCCCAGCTGCGCGACCCGGGTGTGGCGACCGGCATCCTGGTGACGCTGCTGGTCGTCACCGGGCACTTCGCCGCCTACACGTTCGTGAGCCCGGTCCTGCAACAGCGGGCGGGACTGCCCGAGGCGCTCGTCGGACCGCTGCTGCTCGGGTTCGGCGCCGCCGGCATCATCGGCAACTTCGCCGCGGGCGCGGCGGTGGCGCGCCGGCTGTACCGGACCGTTCTGGGCATCGTCCTCGCGCTCGCCCTCGTGCTGGCGTTCCACGCGCTGTTCGACCCGGGGGTGGTCGGCGGCATCGCGCTCCTGCTGCTGTGGGGCCTCGCCTACGGCGGCGTGTCCGTGAGCCTGCAGAGCTGGATGATCGCGGCGGCGCCGCGCGCGGTCGAGGCGGCCACGGCGCTGTGGGTGGCGGTGTTCAACCTCGCGATCGGGCTCGGCGCCCTGGTCGGCGGCCTCGTCGTCGACCGCACCGCGCTGGTGGGCGTCCTGTGGCTGGCGGCGGCGCTGTTCCTGCTCGCCGCCGTCGCCGTCCGGGCCGGTGCTCGACGACACTTGTGCGGGCGGCGCGACGACCGTACGGTGACCTGA
- a CDS encoding TetR/AcrR family transcriptional regulator → MPRPREFDEDDVVTRATDLFWRRGYHATSVRDLGEALGLSASSLYRTFGDKHALFLRALDHYRATDSAEARENLLRPGPAREVLRDWLIRMVDLPEEGAAARGCFVVNTATELGADDPAVDERTQAAFGVTRETLQEVLRRGRRDGELRADLDVAAAAETLFTLVLGLRVRARAGHGRAELECAIDTTVRSLL, encoded by the coding sequence GTGCCGCGGCCCAGGGAGTTCGACGAGGACGACGTCGTCACGCGCGCCACCGACCTGTTCTGGCGGCGCGGCTACCACGCCACGTCGGTCCGCGACCTGGGCGAGGCGCTCGGCCTCTCGGCGAGCAGCCTGTACCGCACCTTCGGCGACAAGCACGCGCTGTTCCTGCGCGCCCTCGACCACTACCGGGCCACGGACTCCGCCGAGGCGCGCGAGAACCTGCTGCGGCCCGGGCCGGCGCGGGAGGTGCTGCGCGACTGGCTGATCCGGATGGTCGACCTGCCCGAGGAGGGCGCGGCCGCCAGAGGCTGCTTCGTGGTCAACACCGCCACGGAGCTGGGCGCCGACGACCCCGCCGTCGACGAGCGCACGCAGGCCGCATTCGGCGTCACCCGGGAGACGCTGCAGGAGGTTCTCCGACGCGGGCGCCGCGACGGCGAGCTGCGCGCCGACCTCGACGTCGCCGCCGCCGCCGAGACCCTGTTCACCCTCGTGCTCGGGCTCCGGGTGCGCGCGCGGGCCGGGCACGGCCGGGCCGAGCTCGAATGCGCGATCGACACGACGGTCCGATCGCTGCTGTGA
- a CDS encoding MFS transporter — protein sequence MTSPTEIEIRTLRKIKWRFIPLLCCCYFALYLDRLNISVAALTMNEDLGIGPAVFGLIAGVFFWTYSLLEVPSNYVVSRVGVRVWVTRIIISWGLVTMLTAAAQGEASLILLRLLLGAAEAGFAPAMIVLVGLWFPASKRAGAISLMVIAVLLSGFGTPLSAIIMTTMDGLLGMPGWRWMFLVTGLPAVVLGFVFYKVIRNGPEEAGFLDAEEKRWLTTRLAEDDAALGGRAAHPFLRGVLNPRVAYLVVMYILFAFSLFGFQFFVPQMLQQFGMGTVVIGWVAALPPLLALGPMLWWSRHSDRTGERVRHYAAAAATAGVGFLIAGFSMSTPLIAIVGFCIAGIGLYTCIPIQLAIPSTFLTGAALAGGIGAINGFGNIGGYIGPQVTGLIREATGNFTAAVFVLSASIFGAAILAVLFSIWQNRPAPAAQRTVALDPA from the coding sequence ATGACGTCGCCCACCGAAATCGAGATCAGGACCCTTCGTAAGATCAAGTGGCGGTTCATCCCGCTGCTGTGCTGCTGCTACTTCGCGCTCTACCTCGACCGCCTCAACATCTCGGTCGCCGCGCTGACGATGAACGAGGACCTCGGCATCGGCCCGGCCGTGTTCGGGCTGATCGCCGGCGTGTTCTTCTGGACGTACTCGCTGCTCGAGGTTCCGAGCAACTACGTCGTGTCGCGGGTCGGCGTCCGGGTGTGGGTCACCCGGATCATCATCAGCTGGGGGCTGGTGACGATGCTGACCGCCGCCGCGCAGGGCGAGGCCAGCCTGATACTGCTGCGGCTGCTGCTGGGGGCGGCCGAGGCGGGCTTCGCGCCTGCGATGATCGTGCTGGTCGGGCTGTGGTTCCCGGCGTCGAAGCGCGCGGGCGCGATCTCGCTGATGGTGATCGCCGTGCTGCTCTCGGGCTTCGGCACCCCGCTGTCGGCGATCATCATGACGACCATGGACGGTCTGCTCGGCATGCCGGGCTGGCGGTGGATGTTCCTGGTCACCGGGCTGCCCGCGGTCGTGCTCGGCTTCGTGTTCTACAAGGTCATCCGAAACGGCCCGGAGGAGGCGGGCTTCCTCGATGCCGAGGAGAAGCGATGGCTGACCACCCGGCTCGCCGAGGACGACGCCGCGCTCGGCGGTCGCGCCGCCCACCCGTTCCTGCGCGGCGTGCTGAACCCGCGAGTGGCCTACCTGGTCGTCATGTACATCCTGTTCGCGTTCAGCCTCTTCGGGTTCCAGTTCTTCGTGCCGCAGATGCTGCAGCAGTTCGGGATGGGCACCGTCGTGATCGGCTGGGTGGCCGCGCTGCCGCCGCTGCTCGCGCTCGGACCGATGCTGTGGTGGTCGCGGCACTCCGACCGCACCGGCGAGCGGGTGCGCCACTACGCGGCCGCCGCCGCGACCGCGGGCGTCGGGTTCCTGATCGCCGGGTTCTCGATGAGCACGCCGCTGATCGCGATCGTCGGGTTCTGCATCGCCGGGATCGGCCTCTACACCTGCATCCCGATCCAGCTCGCGATCCCGTCGACGTTCCTCACCGGTGCCGCGCTGGCGGGCGGCATCGGCGCGATCAACGGGTTCGGCAACATCGGCGGCTACATCGGGCCGCAGGTCACCGGGCTCATCCGGGAGGCCACCGGCAACTTCACCGCGGCCGTGTTCGTGCTCAGCGCGAGCATCTTCGGCGCCGCGATCCTCGCGGTGCTCTTCTCCATCTGGCAGAACCGCCCGGCGCCCGCCGCGCAGCGGACGGTTGCCCTCGACCCCGCCTAG
- a CDS encoding DUF427 domain-containing protein: protein MAVQMFPQFMRLLDELRFEPTGKRIRALVDGGTVVDTTHAMIVWEPRRVVPTYAVPVADVRGELVAAPVEDVPRRPERLREGLPTVLTPSTAFGAHTTPGEPLTVRTPGGDRVGAGFRPADPDLDGFVLLDFDAFDWLEEDDAIVSHPRDPFHRVDVRHGSRHVRVERDGQVLAESTRPVLVFETSLPMRTYLARDDVRLDLLEPSSTRTACAYKGVASYLARGGTDLAWSYEAPLPDAGELAGLVCFFDERVDVTVDGVKRPRPVTPWSD from the coding sequence ATGGCCGTGCAGATGTTCCCGCAGTTCATGCGCCTGCTCGACGAGCTGCGCTTCGAGCCGACCGGGAAGCGGATCCGGGCGCTGGTCGACGGCGGCACGGTGGTCGACACGACCCACGCGATGATCGTCTGGGAGCCACGCCGTGTGGTCCCGACGTACGCCGTGCCGGTGGCCGACGTCCGCGGTGAGCTCGTAGCGGCTCCCGTCGAGGACGTGCCGCGCAGACCCGAACGGCTGCGGGAGGGCCTGCCCACGGTGCTCACGCCCTCCACGGCGTTCGGCGCGCACACCACCCCCGGTGAGCCGCTGACCGTGCGCACACCCGGGGGCGACCGCGTCGGCGCGGGCTTCCGGCCGGCCGACCCGGACCTCGACGGGTTCGTCCTGCTCGACTTCGACGCGTTCGACTGGCTCGAGGAGGACGACGCGATCGTGTCCCACCCACGCGATCCGTTCCACCGGGTCGACGTCCGGCACGGCTCGCGGCACGTACGGGTGGAGCGGGACGGACAGGTGCTCGCCGAGTCCACCCGGCCGGTACTGGTGTTCGAGACGTCCCTGCCGATGCGCACCTACCTGGCCCGGGACGACGTGCGGCTCGACCTGCTGGAGCCGAGTTCGACGCGGACGGCGTGCGCCTACAAGGGCGTGGCGTCCTACCTCGCCCGTGGCGGCACGGACCTCGCGTGGAGCTACGAGGCGCCCCTGCCGGACGCCGGGGAGCTCGCCGGGTTGGTGTGCTTCTTCGACGAGCGCGTGGACGTGACGGTGGACGGGGTGAAGCGCCCTCGTCCCGTCACGCCCTGGTCGGACTGA
- a CDS encoding carbohydrate ABC transporter permease, whose product MGAPSAERVEQAPARASVQLARRRLADRDGALAWLFVSPAVVYILALVGLPFVLAIAFSLSDVTGGDPSFDWVGLQNFERIFADPVFWRSLRNTFVFTAVSMLLIVVFGKVLANVLIADFKGRWLVRFLVLLPWTTPVALSTITWLWMLDSVFSPIDWVLRTAGLIQTNMFWLGVPHLAMASVITVHVWRLVPLAAVIMMAGLLSIPKDVQEQALVDGAGYWRRMFEITIPLTAPVIAISALFGAIFTFTDMTVVYVLTRGGPTNETQVLASWAFFRGIEGSDIGQGAAIALFLFPLLLAAAIAILRAVRRMEIG is encoded by the coding sequence ATGGGAGCGCCCAGCGCGGAGCGGGTGGAGCAGGCACCGGCGCGGGCCTCGGTGCAGCTCGCGCGCCGCCGTCTCGCCGACCGGGACGGCGCGCTGGCGTGGCTCTTCGTCTCACCCGCCGTCGTCTACATCCTCGCGCTGGTCGGGCTGCCGTTCGTGCTGGCCATCGCCTTCAGCCTGTCCGACGTGACCGGCGGCGACCCGAGCTTCGACTGGGTGGGTCTGCAGAACTTCGAGCGGATCTTCGCCGACCCGGTGTTCTGGCGTTCGCTGCGGAACACGTTCGTCTTCACCGCGGTGTCGATGCTCTTGATCGTCGTGTTCGGCAAGGTGCTGGCGAACGTCCTGATCGCGGACTTCAAGGGGCGGTGGCTGGTGCGCTTCCTCGTGCTGCTGCCCTGGACCACGCCGGTGGCGCTGTCGACGATCACCTGGCTGTGGATGCTCGACTCGGTGTTCTCGCCGATCGACTGGGTGCTCCGGACGGCCGGTTTGATCCAGACCAACATGTTCTGGCTGGGCGTCCCGCACCTCGCGATGGCGTCGGTGATCACCGTGCACGTGTGGCGGCTCGTCCCGCTCGCCGCGGTGATCATGATGGCCGGGCTGCTGTCCATCCCGAAGGACGTGCAGGAGCAGGCGCTGGTGGACGGCGCGGGTTACTGGCGGCGGATGTTCGAGATCACGATCCCGCTCACCGCGCCCGTCATCGCGATCTCGGCGCTGTTCGGTGCGATCTTCACCTTCACCGACATGACGGTGGTCTACGTGCTGACCCGCGGCGGCCCGACGAACGAGACCCAGGTGCTCGCCAGCTGGGCGTTCTTCCGCGGTATCGAGGGTAGCGACATCGGGCAGGGCGCGGCGATCGCGCTGTTCCTGTTCCCGCTGCTCCTGGCGGCGGCGATCGCGATCCTGCGGGCCGTCCGGCGGATGGAGATCGGGTGA
- a CDS encoding DUF3870 domain-containing protein: MGPRASLIVVGYAKVPRTSGAHGAADLLAVSLRVDRETGTVIDVDSTAVSSVVRSWVADLLLGVDLSADISPVLAEIDESYLSNAAGSLKQAISDAWRRYASYRAH, from the coding sequence ATGGGCCCGCGAGCCAGCCTGATCGTCGTCGGATACGCCAAGGTGCCCCGCACGTCGGGGGCGCACGGGGCCGCCGACCTGCTCGCGGTGAGCCTGCGCGTCGACCGTGAGACCGGCACGGTGATCGACGTCGACTCGACGGCCGTCAGCTCCGTGGTCCGGTCGTGGGTGGCCGACCTCCTGCTGGGTGTCGACCTCTCGGCCGACATCTCGCCCGTGCTCGCGGAGATCGACGAGAGCTACCTGAGCAATGCCGCGGGTTCGTTGAAGCAGGCGATCTCCGACGCCTGGCGGCGCTATGCGTCCTACCGGGCGCACTGA
- a CDS encoding isocitrate lyase/phosphoenolpyruvate mutase family protein translates to MRPTGRTDPRSGLRSALTGDRVVVPGCHDPLSARLAAEAGAAAVFLAGSAVGRALFDEHSVPRREARTYLRYVELVCRASPVPVIVDGEDGFGDTVGTCADMAAAGAAGVIVGDSLPDGSLRPADAFAAEIAEVRRTGPAFVARTDGIALDRPGTVRRIARYREAGADLTLALLTPVLRAESETEQLATFAQLAESGGGTLALHARRIDDLPPLSRLPAGIAAVFVTGISVPTSTDHITQVLSAR, encoded by the coding sequence ATGCGTCCTACCGGGCGCACTGACCCGCGGTCCGGCCTACGCAGCGCGCTCACGGGTGACCGGGTCGTCGTACCCGGCTGCCACGACCCGTTGAGCGCACGCCTGGCTGCCGAGGCCGGTGCCGCAGCGGTGTTCCTCGCCGGGAGCGCGGTGGGGCGCGCGCTGTTCGACGAGCACTCCGTGCCACGCCGTGAGGCGCGGACGTACCTGCGCTACGTCGAGCTGGTGTGCCGCGCGTCGCCGGTGCCCGTGATCGTGGACGGCGAGGACGGCTTCGGCGACACGGTCGGCACCTGCGCCGACATGGCCGCCGCCGGGGCGGCGGGGGTGATCGTGGGCGACTCCCTCCCGGACGGGAGCCTGCGCCCCGCCGACGCGTTCGCCGCCGAGATCGCCGAGGTCCGGCGTACCGGGCCGGCGTTCGTCGCCCGGACCGACGGGATCGCTCTCGACCGGCCCGGCACCGTCCGCCGCATCGCGCGCTACCGCGAGGCCGGCGCCGACCTCACGCTCGCCCTGCTCACGCCGGTGCTCCGCGCGGAGTCCGAGACCGAGCAGCTCGCCACGTTCGCGCAGCTCGCGGAATCCGGCGGCGGAACGCTCGCGCTGCACGCCCGCCGGATCGACGACCTCCCGCCGCTGTCACGCCTGCCCGCCGGGATCGCGGCCGTGTTCGTGACCGGGATCTCCGTTCCGACCTCCACCGACCACATCACCCAGGTGCTGTCCGCACGCTGA